A window of Chaetodon trifascialis isolate fChaTrf1 chromosome 3, fChaTrf1.hap1, whole genome shotgun sequence genomic DNA:
GGAAGCAGTGTGTCAAGAAAGCGACCTGCATCAACTGAAATACACAGTTGGAGCCTAGTACTTACTAAAGCCTTAGTCTGCAGGTAAACCGCAAATGCAAATATAATGGGGCACAGCCAGCTGGGATTAGGaaacaaataaagcacaaaacaaaacaaaacaaaaacaaaacaacatcaaaaaaggtaaaaagcagctgctggccTGGTCTCttgtgagaaaacaaactgaacacaTTAGTTGCGCGTCGCCAAAAttgaaaacattaataaaagaaatgataataaaatcTAGGCTTACTTTGCAAGAATACACAAACTCCCATAGCACAGTaatgcaggaggagggagggagaattCCGGGGTACAGATGCCAGactaaaaaatacacatacagaaacatgtATATTATTTTATCAGTATCTGCTCTGTAGCCACAGCTGTTGGTGGTtatatcaacaacaacaaacaaataaacttCACCACAAACACAGGTCAACACAGGTTAAAAGAACTGCCATAAACCCCATTTCCAACAAACATCCAGCTTCTATAATAAGAGAAGATGTAAAATGccaacagaataaataaattcttTTTCAGTCCCCACACTGTTGCACCCTAATTCCCTGACCTGCCATTAAGTGGAGCTGTGGGTGCTGAGGGTGTGTCTTCCACCattgccttcagtgcctgctgccctttatcgaggaaaggggcctttctgtgtggagtttgcatgttctccccgtgttcacctggggtatcctgcataaaaaaacccactaaaaacatgcaagaagatcaccacctgaccaatggtgacaagaagaaactgggtccccaggcgccgccgtcggctggcagcccaccgctcctggtctgccgtggaggaaggactgaccaggatgggtcaaacgcggatTTCCCTGATGCATGTAGCTGTGTGTTcaccgaagcatggcatgtgcatgtgatcaataaagtatcttatcttatcttatcttatcttatcttatcttatcttatcttatcttatcttatcttatcttatcttatcttatcttatctaaagTATCAGGAATTCACAATTCAGGTAATAAAACTGATGAAtctgatttctttatttctccctctgaatggtGGAAGTGGTGCCCTAATTCAACAAATGCAACTTAGATGAACTTATATGAAGTAGGTATTCTCCGGGCTGGTGGttcaggttagggttaggggaaGTCTCCAGGAAAAGAGTGTAAACCTGTGCAATTTCCACAAAAGCGTAATTGTagttgtgtgtgtctatatgaaTTTGCCAGCGGTGTGGGGTGGGGtagggtgcatgtgtgtgtgtgctcgggGTAGAAGTAGGGTTAGGGGGCATACAAAAGGTGTACCAGGGGGCCTACATCATGTGAAAAACATGTGATCAAGCGTGGCTTTATCTTGAAGGCAAAGGGGGCAACCTTGGTCCGTTCCTGAGAACATCTCAGCAAGTTTGCTTTTTGAGAaatgaggtctgtggattatcttaAGATGTCATAACACATGTCTAGATGTTGAATGGATCCCTTCCATTGGAAACGTCCAAACTTCATCTGAAATGTCAGCTCCAAAGTCTAGTTGTGGGGACCCGCACAGCAGTGGAGAGATCACTCTGTGTTAGTGCTGATAGACTTGTCTGTCACCTTTGACACTGTTGATTGTCAAACCCCAATCCCAAAAAAGATGGGAGgctgtgtaaaatataataataataatgataaaatgtatgtacatgtaaaaaaaaatactttccTGAACTCAGCATGTCCCACTGATGTGACGGTCGGACCAACCTGCTTCACTATAACCACTGCAAAACACAAGCTTTCGCATTCACTCAAAGAAATGTTCAGCATCAGCACAGTGATGGTTCTTGTGCTCAAGTTTACTTTAAAAAGCCCAGCTTGAATTAGCCCAACAAACTGAACAAGGATAATACTATTTCATGACAGGTAATGACATTAGACTTTGAAGCAGACCTCTGGCATCAAGCatagattttaaaaatgaaatactgaacGTGGTCCTCTCAGCCATCTGACTGTACAGAATCAAGCCTTTGTTTCAGGCAATCCCCACCTTTTGAACAGCAGTGTAAAATAAGctaaatgaaataatgaaacaagGGTGAACAAAACCACTGCAATTAAATCAGAAGAGAATGCTAGGCAGCATGCTGTGGCTCAGCAATGAGTCAGACCTTTGAGTGAGTATAGATGAACTCAGACCACTGATCTCCTCCATTAGCTCAGCCTGTGGCAGTGCTCGCTTTCTGTGTCATGGTGGATTCATGTCCTGTCCAGGAAATGTGAACTCTCTTTGTGTCATGAGTTCTGAAAATGAAGGGACAAGAAGTGTCAGCATATAGTGTTTTCCATAAACTTAAGTTCTCTCAGTTTGATTTTTCGACTTAGTTTTGTGACACAGCAGCCTCCATGTTGAGGAAATACTGTTGAACTATTTGATCGACAATTTTCTTGttgtctgtttctttccttttatttaaAGAGGGAacaaattgtgaaaatgaattgaatAAAGGAGTTATTAAACCTTTTTGCACGCCTTACTTTTAATAGAAACTTTGTAAGACATATTTTTGTATcttaaaacagcaaataaataaataaataaataaataaataaataaataaataaataaaaatgaatacataaaagtaaataaagtgGTGaatcctcacttgtgaacgaccTTTTGAGGACGCGcgttaccaatcaacctgtttacctgtggaacgttccaaacaggtgtttttggagcgttccacaaccATCTATGTATATATTTGCTGATAATAGACGGCAGTTTTCTATAGAAGTCGTCAGTCAGCTTCCGCGGTCACTGCGCGCGCTCCCGTGAGTCTCACGTACCTCTCGACAGACACGCAGAACCAGCAGCGCTTGTCAGCCGATCACATGATATGACAAAGCAGCTGGCTACTTCCTGTGTAGACTCCTAGCCAATTCACATCCAGACGGCCGCAGCGGACTGCGACTACAGCGACATCCAAGATGCTGGCCCTCATAAACAGGCTTTTGGACTGGTTCAGGTCCCTCTTTTGGAAGGAAGAGATGGAGCTTACATTAGTGGGACTTCAGTACTCCGGAAAAACCACATTCGTCAATGTGATAGCAGTAAGTAGCGTTAGCTAGCAAGCAAGCACTGTCAGTGTGGGCCCAGGCTACTACCAGGGAGAGGTTGTGGATGGAGGTTTCGTTGAATATTGtacaaatttaatttaattgccacgacatttaaatattatttttccAAATATTCAGGCATTGGGCGACGTGACCGGATACTGTTGGTGCCTTAAAATAGCACGTATAGCTGCGTTACAAACACTCGTAACGATTTCACTCAGATGTTGTTTGGCTAGCTAGAATGACGAAGTTCTTGGCGTCTCACTCATGAAAGCGGTCATGTGAATGGGCTTGCCAGTGATTTGTAAGAGCTACCAGGTTGTCAACATCAGGGAGATGTTGACACCACGGGCCACCAGACAACTTTGTAAACAGTCTGTCTTGTCTACGTCATCCAGCTTGGGTGTACCGAAGCGACGAGGCCTCGATCCATCATGGCCACAGCCTGCCAGCTGTCTATAACATCTCAATACCTGGAAGATGGAAATAAAGTATACATTGATTTGCTCGGGGTATCCCATTGCAGGGGTTCAATGTCGCAGTGGCTCATGTTTATGCTGTCTCCCAGCAGAAACACTCCTCCATGTATGTCGCTACACTCGTAAGGTGTTGGCATCATTGCCGTCTTTGTTGATATGTCTTGCTTGTCTTGCCTGCCACAGCCGTGACTGGGTAGGGTCATATTCTGTAGTCCAGTTTTGTTCGTGTTTCGAGGTGAGATGCCACACTGTAGTCTGCAGAAGAAAGAAGTCGTAGGCCACAGTCCTGTAGGCCCCCCCTCTACTGGATCCGACACAAGaatacactttgttttttttccggCTTTGTTGTGGTCATATCAGGTGATCTGTAATTAGGTTTGAACAAagctgccttcttcttcttcacacagACTTGGCCCAGGCCAAGGCCAAGGCTATGCAGGTTGTATAGCATGTTTGAAATACTTGATCATACTCCTCATGCTCCTAGTGGAAAGTTAGTGCCTATACAAGCAGTTTACATCAGTTTTAGAGGTGGTGATCCCACCTTGAGGATAAATGCCTCGTGTGGCACTTGGTGCTTGTGGAATGTTTGGTTACACAAAGCGAAGGTTGATCGCAGAAAGCTTGACTGCAAATTACTGTATGCTGATGCATAGATGGCATCATCTGAACGTGACTCACAGTGTAAAAGGGCATGTTTTCAGTTAGAGGCTTCAAGCAGCCAAAATTAGTTTGTAATCAAATAATTTCTTAATTTATATTGACATCAAGCACAGAAACAGTTCACATCTGCCTGGCTTTTCAGGTGAAATCATGCTTTAAATAGGTATGAACAGATTTGTATGTGGGTACACTGATTCATGCTGAATGTTAGTACACAAATGTAACAATGCAagatagaaaataaacagattagACACTGTGCAGCATTTGTAACATTATTTCAGGGTTTATAATTTCACttgatgtctgttttttaacaAGCTAACATGCAGTATTCACCAGTGTGCCACCTTTTGTCTTGTACAGTCAGGCCAGTTCAGTGAAGACATGATTCCCACAGTTGGTTTCAACATGCGGAAGGTCACTAAAGGCAATGTGACAATAAAGGTAGGCCAGCAAGCAAAAGTGTCCTGCTGGATGCTCAAACTGTTtaaatgaaatcttttttttgctCTGCCTAGAGCTGTGgtgctgttttgtttatgaCTATATTGTGCTTTCTCGCCTCAGATATGGGACATAGGTGGGCAGCCCCGCTTCAGAAGCATGTGGGAGCGCTACTGTAGAGGAGTCAATGCTATTGTGTAAGTTTATGGACACTCCACTACTCCTCCTGTGGCATTTATGGCCACACATTTACTATTTCAGTTTCGAAGGTTGCTGGAAACCTGGAGAACTAAGTGGAAGTGAAATACTGTGCTTTTtcagtatgtgtatgtgtggcttGGTATCTCCCCATGTAGTCATTTCCATGTAATATATTATTTGTTTGTAATTATTCAATAAATGATTCAATTTTGGTTGAGTGAAACACAAATTTTACTCTTATCAGACTTAAAgtagtattttttttcctcccttgcAGTTACATGGTGgatgcagcagacagagagaagataGAAGCTTCCAGAAATGAACTGCACAACCTTTTAGACAAACCACAGCTACAAGGAATTCCTGTAAGAGGGTGCTTGTGATCTTTAGCCCAAAAGCTCATGATACTACAACCTCAACTTGGTTCTTCACATTGATTTCTGAGGGTGTAGTGACTCCAGTCACAATCAGTGTATAAACTCATAACTGCAGCTAATGGGTTGCAGTGACTCGGGCTTGACGTCATTACACTAAGTGATCATCTGAACTGACAGTAAGGATACCGTGTTGAGTGAAGCATATGGTTAAGAGGAGTCTTTTAAATTGTCTGATCACACTGCAGTAATGCTGCTACTTTGCTGTGCTGGATATTAATATGgcctttctccttttctcacatttcaggTTCTAGTACTGGGCAACAAACGAGACCTACCCAACGCACTTGATGAGAAGCAACTCATTGAAAAAATGTGaggcactgaaaaaacactgtttttggtGATGATCTGGGACAAACATCAGGACTTACTTCAGACGTAAATTCATACACGATAAATCAGTGTGAGGATTATTATGTGAGTCTTTCCCAGTGGTGATCCAAAGATTAAGATAAGACATTTCCAGTGCATTCAGTTATCCACTGTGTGTCCAAAACTATGTGGACATGGGTTTCCACATACCTGGGCTcgatttaaaaaacaaaacaaaacaaacaaaaaaacaaaacttaattCTTAAATATTGTGAAAAGCCTTCTCAGAGGAGCAGATGCTGTTGGAAGCAGCATATTAATTAATGTCCATTCTCTTGGAACAGTCACAAGAAGTGTCCATCGTGTCCAAAGACATTTGGCCGTATAGTGTAGGTGAATCATCGACTGGATCAGGGGAACAGTTGTAGTTTCCAAACTGAAACTGGCCACAGATGTTAGGAATGCAGTGACTATACATAGGTAGAGATGACCCGAGCCGATCCCAAGAAACTGTCTGTGGCCGATCTGGTCATATTTTAATGGATTGGTATGGGCTAAAATAAACCCAATCATTATTTACTGTATTCCACTATGTTTTATCCACTGAACTTGTTAGCTTTCCAAAATTGCCCTCCTTTATGACAGCCTGCAGTGTGAGCATGTTCGCTGTATATACAGATGAACAGTTAGGGCCCACTGGTGCAGGTGACTTTGGGTTCTGACACTGATGACAAAATACACGATTCACTGCTAACAAATCCATTATCTGCCCACTCTTGATAACAAAGAGCAGTGTGCAAACGACGCAGGTAGCAGCTTCTCAGTTTTAGCCAGTGCTGACGATCGCTTTCACCACGTAGACTGATAAATGTTGTGTCATGTCATATCAGCTGTCGTTAATATTGTACTCAGCCAAagatcttttgttttgtgtttttgtttcagtgctctGAACCATGAGACTCTTCTTTgtaccttttctttttcaggaatCTATCTGCCATTCAGGACCGAGAGATCTGCTGCTACTCGGTCTCCTGCAAGGAGAAAGACAATATAGGTaaagagccaatcagagttTAAATGATTCTACGTCCACCCTCAAAGATGCAAGTGTTAAAAACATTTGGAGCTGCTGAGATCATAAAAATGTCCTCCTGTTTTCCCGCTGTGCAGACATCACACTGCAGTGGCTCATCCAGCATTCAAAGTCACGGAGAAGCTGAAATTGAAGCCTCACCAGTCGCAGCTCTGGCCTCAGCCCCCTAATGGTCATGGGTCCTTGACAGCCATCCCTTCCACTGCCTCTGTGAAGTAatccagctctctgctcactACCGTCACCACCTGCACCACCCAGTACACTACCATATTATGTGTAGCCCCTGTACAGCACGACCGCCACCCCAGCTATCTGGAGTCTTGAAAAGTTGTTTGAGTACTGTGCTAGAAGGTGGACTGTCCCTACCCATCATGCCTTATCGCCCGACATTATGGacttgctctgtgtctgtgtacatcatggagtttttttgtttgtttgtttgtttgttataaTGGCTTCTGTTCCTTCCGCCACAAGAATCTAATGATGTTGCAGTGTACTGTTCCCTGGCTACACTAGGATGGAGCTCCTCCAATCTCACATACAGATATCCGTTCTGTTGCCTGTCAGCGTCTGACGTTGACGTCACAAGGTTGTGATTGTAGTTTTTTAACAGTTATTTGCCAAACAGTGATGGTTGCTTGTGCTAATGCCTTCAATTCCTGATGAATTCTTAGCAATGTAGCCTGCATTTTATTTGCTGGCGTATGAAAGTATCTATTTTATTAAGTGACTTCAATTAAAGTTTACACATAAACTGAAGATGAATAGAAGGTAAGACTGAGTGCTTGTTGTGTCTGAGGCCAAGTCTAAGATAGGTCAGCAGACTTTTAAGTGCCTTCGGCGAAGTGTGTTCCAATCAGACATTTATTGCCCAATGCAACTTCTAACCCACtattataaaagaaaaaaaaacaaaacgcttGGTTCAGACACAGCATAAACCCCTTGATTACACTTAACACCACCCCTCCACAGTCTCCTTTTATGTTTTGTAGTCACATAAACACATTACGATGTCTGAGAAAAGACAGTGCTGTAATAATGATGAAAAGATGAGGAATGAAGTAATAGATGATGATGAGAGGTGaatgagaatttttttttttttggtcagtggGTAATTTGAATGCTGTTTCACTTGTAGCCTGTGACTCGTATGTAGCTTGAAAGGTGGGTCAACCTTTGCTTGCGGTTCTCAGGTAGATgtaggattaaaaaaaaaaaaaaaaaaaaaagaaatgtcagaaCCCGGTATGGGTGTGTCCAAGTATCTGTTTCATAATCCCTGTTTTTTCGGGTAGGACAACACAAAGCCAGTGTTAGTCATCATGACTGAGCTTATGGAGAACAGAAGACAGACCATTAGTCCAAAGCATTGGATGCTTGATGTCATCCATATGATGCCACGCCCTTAGCAAGCCTTAGCAGTCCAAGGACAACGCCGCCTCCTCTCAAAGTGACGTATTGATTGACGTTTTTCCTTTCAGCGACAAGACAATGACTTCTCATAGGTTTGACCACTGTATATTGATCTGCCCCCTGCTTGGCCAGTGCTTCTTGATCtatttaatttttctttctATGTGTGTGCTACTGGATCAGGATGAGTTATCCCTTCAGAGACAATACTTTGTGTCGGCCTACGTGGCTTCCACATTTCACCGTAATGTCTCCAAATCCATCACAAGCTCTGTTATCTCATATGTTGTTCTGTATCTCTTGGTGATCGTCGTAATCCTAAATGTCCATTGTTGggaccacagcagcagtgaggggcTGTACAATTTGGGTGACTGTGTGGGTAATTTGGGCAAAGCTTTGTTACCTGTGTAATAATATAGCCTATTTGCaatttgtttgtgcatgtgctgtACTTATTCACATTCAATTGCAGACTTTGTAAATAAGAAGTTAGCATTTTTATTCCTACAAATGCTCCTGTAGATGTCATGCATTCTCTCCCTGTGATTgctaataaatttgtttttatttttaaggatTACAAGTGCGGCATCCAAATTCCTTGTAAGTCAGTCAGTTCAGGTTAGCACCACTAGGTGGTGGCAGAGGACTTTGGGAGGATAATATGAAAGGGTGGGAGCTTTGAAGTATGAAGTGAAGTTTTACTTGAAGCTCTCTTTTGGTGCATCATGAAGGTGCTTCCATGTCTTCATGATGTTATTATTGTAGATCAGTGTCTCTGTGCGGGTCTGACAAAGTCAACCTTAGATATGTAGAATTGAACTGAATGTATATGAGCAAAGTGACTGATTCCAGCTCAGTTTTCAGCTATTGTAACACTGGTCTAGTCTAGTATAACCAGGTCTGTCTTCACTTTGTTTTAGTGTTGGAGAGGTCTGGCTGAGCTCTGGAACAGTTTGTTAGAGGGGAAAAATGCCCTGGTGTGCTTGTATTTCTGAAAATGGTTTCAGGGTGCTTGTTTTGgtgaaacatttgcacatgGGAACGTGTGCCCTGGCATTCAAATGACTAAATCCCTGCAAACGAAACCGCCatataaaacagtaaaagtcATATGTCAATCTTTCATACGACTCTACTTTCAGTGTGCGGGCAGTGTCCACACTCCACACGCTCTGAGGCTGTGCTTTCACGTCGGGACGGTGGCTTTCAAAACGGTAACACAGGGAAAGCGGAAGGGGAGAAGAATTCTGCTTGAACTTGTCAGCCAATGGCAGGCTTATACCCACAGCCGACCTCTGTGAGTCTTTTCATTGCGTCCACGTTTCACTCACTTCCCTTTCCCCTCAAGCAGAGAAGAAACGAGGAAATCTGTTTTCGTAGAAATGACACGTCCTTTCCTCTGAAGCGTCACCTGAAGCCACGTCCGTGTCTGATGACTGCgacagctgatcacagctggatcagctgtcaGTGACTTCAACAGCTGGTCGAGACTTGATGGatttgtgtctgcacacacgAGCACTGAGCTAATACTAATAAAAGCCCCAGCGCATGAAAAACAACCATTCTGTGTTACTATTGTGTGCTGTGGCCTGCTCAGAGCCACAGGGACTGTTTCCACTGTCAGAATCTCCAGAataacatttatatttatattgcatctgtttttattgatattctAAATGTGGAATCAGTATTCAATAACCCAGGATATCATAATGGTGTCTTTTGAACACTGGAAATCATTTGTTAGGCAAAATGTTTCAGGGAAATTGAAATGACTCATTTCCCAGATGCTCCTCAGCCTCACACATGGCTCAAtggaaataacaataaatgatataaaaagtgtttcttgctgacagacagactctcctgctctctctgatTTGAATTGTATCCACAATAAAAGTGAATTAGAGAAATAACAggtcatgaaaagaaaaacctttCTGGGAAGAAAGTTGCTTGTTGTCGTTTTGTGGTTCAGACCTACAATTAACAAAGATTTGTAGCTCGATGGTGAATCAGAAAACGAAATATAAAACTTGGGAGTGACCTGCTTGACTTTTCATCTGTTACTTGTCTTTCCTCCAGTTTGAAACTCCAGTGATGTCATGAGGTAGCTGCAGCATCCAATCAATAGCTGATATCCAGTGAGGGGGCGTGTCGGCTGGTGAAAGGATGCTGTGTATCCTCACTCCTGGCTCCTCAGAGATCTCTCCTCGCTTCTCAGAGCAGAAATAAGAGCTGTGCCAGAACAACCTCTGGTTCACGTGAGGAAATATCAAATAAGAGACTTGAGATGTAGCCGAGATCTAACTTGAGCCTTCACAGCACCTTCATCCACAGAGGATTTCACGACTGAACGCTCATTACTCAGTCTACCTGCACCCACAATCCCCTCCATAATTTCCATATGCAGACTGTATTTTGTGTTACCTTGATAGATAGATATGGTTCTGTATTTTCCATTAAGCAGCTATTGTTACTTACAGATCCCATAATAGATGATCAACACTTCTCAGTGTTTCTTGGCAGAAAAATGACTATTATGCATAGAAATGTAACACCGTGCTAAGCAGGGAGTGCGTAACAAACTGGGGGGCAATAAAGCGAGCCGTGTTCTCACAGCTGGAGCTGCGCAGAGCTGTCGGAGAGCAGGCTTGTGCTGTTAAAGCACGAACACCTTAATTAATCTCATTTCTTAAATGCAGCATTTAATGAACAGCTGCTGGCATTTATTGTATGCCGGTGCAGTAGTTAGAAGGTGTGGACAGATGTAGGTGTTCTCCGATGCATTCCATGGGTCAGTGGAGACTGtggcgtgtgtgtctgtatgggAACtttatgtacatgtgtgtgtgtgtgtgtgtgtgtgtgtgtgtgcgcgcgtgtgtggtTTACAATTGCAATGACCGCACGGGATTAGGTAGTGGTTACAAATCTGCCTCAAGGATTTATGTGAGGAGGTCACGGAGAAGACCTGAAGGCGTGACATACTATTAATGTAGTGACACTCCATTACCAATGGGCTCATTATGTAATACAACATGTTTTGCACCTACCACCTGTCACAACGACACTGCCTGTGTCCAAATTTGTTGGTCAGTCCTGTGAATGACCATTCATCAGTGAAATTACAAGCACTGCTATAAATTGAATTATGGAATGTTCCCTCAGACATGATTCACTCTACCTCACTAAAACAATTATGAGAGCTAAGTAAATCCTCTCCAAAAACCTTGATGGAAGTCTTAAATTATGAGGATGTAACTCAACTTTCAACAGGACCGCTCATGCTGATGTAATTAGGAAAGTGTCTGCATAGCACCGTGGATAGCTTGCTGTATTATAACCCACTGTAACCCACCAAAGAAACGTTTGAGCTTAGTCTGAATTAATATTGCTTAAAACAACTGTTTGACATTGCAAGCATCTATTCAGCTTCctgtctataaaatgt
This region includes:
- the arl8bb gene encoding ADP-ribosylation factor-like 8Bb; this translates as MLALINRLLDWFRSLFWKEEMELTLVGLQYSGKTTFVNVIASGQFSEDMIPTVGFNMRKVTKGNVTIKIWDIGGQPRFRSMWERYCRGVNAIVYMVDAADREKIEASRNELHNLLDKPQLQGIPVLVLGNKRDLPNALDEKQLIEKMNLSAIQDREICCYSVSCKEKDNIDITLQWLIQHSKSRRS